The Peribacillus sp. FSL P2-0133 genome has a segment encoding these proteins:
- a CDS encoding helix-turn-helix domain-containing protein — protein sequence MIGYRVKSLREERKMSISELSAKSGVAKSYISSLERNLQTNPTILVLEKIAKILCIKVDALLNEQTDKGMDEEWMEIMLDVLGAGISKEEIREFIEVRKCNVR from the coding sequence ATGATAGGTTACCGAGTTAAGTCGCTTAGGGAAGAAAGGAAAATGTCAATAAGTGAACTCTCCGCAAAATCCGGCGTTGCCAAATCCTATATAAGCTCACTGGAAAGAAACCTTCAAACAAACCCTACTATATTAGTTTTGGAAAAAATCGCTAAAATACTTTGTATTAAGGTCGATGCTCTGTTGAATGAACAAACAGACAAGGGGATGGATGAAGAGTGGATGGAAATCATGCTGGATGTTCTGGGGGCAGGAATATCGAAAGAGGAAATACGCGAATTTATCGAGGTTAGGAAATGTAATGTTCGTTAA